CAATACTAAAAAACATTGAAAATAATTTTTTAAAAAAGATTGTAATTCCAATCTATTTGTGTACTACTATTAAGTGGAATAGACTGGATGTATTTCGAGGAGGAAGATCAATGCCTGATAAGAAAACGACGCAACCCAAGGTGCCTATAATGGAACACCTGAACATAGCCGAATTCAACCGAGGGCAATCCTCGCGCCTTTTGAGGGAACTGGTAGAGACTGACAAAACAGCCTACATCCAAAAGAATGGTAAACCCATAGCAGTAGTGATGACCTATGCTCGCTATTTACGTCTTTGCGAGAAAGGAGTTGACATTAATGAGTACTAATATTTCTGAGAAATCAAACTTTATTTGGAAGATAGCCGATATCTTGCGCGGCGATTACAAACAGAGTGAGTATGGTGACGTTATACTCCCGTTCACCGTGTTGTGCCGTCTGGATAGCGTTCTTGCCCAGACCAAGGACCGAGTCATGGAGATTTACAGGAAAGGAACGTTCAAAACGGATTACGCCAAACTGGCAGGGTTCAAGAGTATCACTGGTGGGTTGAAGTTTTACAATATCAGCGAATTCACAATCGCTAAGCTTAAGGACGATGCCGCAAACATCGCTGATAACCTGACTGACTATATCAAGGGCTTTTCCGAGAATGCGCGCTCGATTTTGGAGTCTTTTGACATATATTCGCAGATTGCTCGCCTAGATAAGGCGAATCTGCTTTATCTTATCGTAACCAAATTTGTGGACGATATTGACCTCCACCCCGATCATGTCTCGAACAACGAGATGGGATATATTTTTGAGGAACTCATCCGCAAGTTTTCCGAAATGTCCAACGAGACCGCCGGAGAACATTTTACTCCGCGTGAAGTTATCCGCTTGATGGTTGCGATGCTGTTTGATCCGGATATGCGCCTCATCACCGAGCCGGGATTCATGGCGAAGCTGTACGATCCAGCCGCGGGAACGGGCGGGATGCTTTCGGCGGGTATTGAATATGCCACTGAATTGAACAATCAGGCTCTTATCGAAGTTTATGGGCAGGAATTGAACGAGAAGACCTACGCCATCTGTAAGTCTGACACGATGATTAAGGGAAAGGGCTATGAGAACATCCATCTTGGCAATAGTTTCACCCAGGATGCGATGCCTCACGAAACTTTCCACTATATGCTTTGCAATCCGCCTTTTGGTGTGGAGTGGAAGAAGTATGAAAAGTTCATACGTGATGAAGCAGAGCGAGGCTATACAGGACGCTTTGGTGCGGGTTTGCCTCGTGTTTCGGACGGCTCGCTCCTGTTCCTGCAGCATATGATAAGCAAGATGATGGATTACGACCCGAATGACGACGGTTTGACCGGTTGTCGCCTTGCCATAGTCTTTAATGGTTCCCCGCTCTTCACGGGCGATGCGGGCAGCGGAGAAAGTGAAATTCGCAAATGGATTATCGAGAACGGCTGGCTTGAAACCATCGTTGCTTTACCTGACCAGCTATTCTACAATACGGGTATTTTAACCTATGTGTGGATTGTGACCAACCGTAAGAAAGGTGTGCGGAAGGGCAAGATCCAGTTAATTGACGGTACATCCTTCTTTGAACGTATGCGTAAGCCGCTTGGGGAGAAGCGCAAGCTCATCAGCGAGGGGCAGAAAGACGAACTGACCCGAATCTACGGCGAATTCATGGAAGGTGAGTTCTGCAAAATCTTTGACGAGGACGATTTCGCATATTGGAAAGTGACAGTTGATCGTCCACTTCGGCTGAACTTCCAAGCATCGCCAGAACGTATCGAGCATATCCGCGAGCAAACTGCATTCGTCAAGCTTGCCACGAGCCGCAAACGTAAACCATCCGAATATGACGCGGAAGTCGCCGAGGGCAGGAATCAACAGGAAGCCATCCTTGCTGCCGTCGGTACGTTGGATGCTACGGTACTGTATAAAAATCGTGTCGAGTTCACTAAGTTACTAAAAATAGCGTTCAGGAAAACGGGCCTGGATGTTAAGACACCTCTGCTCAAAGCTATACTCACTGGGCTCGCTGAAAAAGACGCGACCGCCGACATCTGCACGGATGCAAAGGGTAATCCTGAACCCGACACCGACCTCCGTGACACCGAACAGATACCCATAAAGGATGACATCGCCACTTACATCAAACAGGAGGTTCATCCTTATGCTCCTGATGCTTGGGTGGACGAGAGCAAGACCAAGAAGGGCTACGAGAT
The sequence above is drawn from the uncultured Sphaerochaeta sp. genome and encodes:
- a CDS encoding class I SAM-dependent DNA methyltransferase translates to MSTNISEKSNFIWKIADILRGDYKQSEYGDVILPFTVLCRLDSVLAQTKDRVMEIYRKGTFKTDYAKLAGFKSITGGLKFYNISEFTIAKLKDDAANIADNLTDYIKGFSENARSILESFDIYSQIARLDKANLLYLIVTKFVDDIDLHPDHVSNNEMGYIFEELIRKFSEMSNETAGEHFTPREVIRLMVAMLFDPDMRLITEPGFMAKLYDPAAGTGGMLSAGIEYATELNNQALIEVYGQELNEKTYAICKSDTMIKGKGYENIHLGNSFTQDAMPHETFHYMLCNPPFGVEWKKYEKFIRDEAERGYTGRFGAGLPRVSDGSLLFLQHMISKMMDYDPNDDGLTGCRLAIVFNGSPLFTGDAGSGESEIRKWIIENGWLETIVALPDQLFYNTGILTYVWIVTNRKKGVRKGKIQLIDGTSFFERMRKPLGEKRKLISEGQKDELTRIYGEFMEGEFCKIFDEDDFAYWKVTVDRPLRLNFQASPERIEHIREQTAFVKLATSRKRKPSEYDAEVAEGRNQQEAILAAVGTLDATVLYKNRVEFTKLLKIAFRKTGLDVKTPLLKAILTGLAEKDATADICTDAKGNPEPDTDLRDTEQIPIKDDIATYIKQEVHPYAPDAWVDESKTKKGYEIPFTRHFYKYTELGNAEDTLQDIQTLGVKIQFVITKLFGEV